AAGGTCAAGGGCACCTCGTCGGTGGTCAAGGTGGGCACCAAGGTGAAGGGCATTCGCCTGGTGGAGGGCGACCACGATATCGATTGCAAGATCGATGGCTTCGGGCCGATGAAGCTGAAATCGGAGTTCGTCAAGAAGGCGTAGGCGGCCATTCGGCTCGGTACTCGTCGATGGCGATGGGCGGATGCTGGCCGAAGGGCACAACCAGGTGGCTTCCGGTGACAGAACTCGCCACCCCGAATTCGAACTGGCGCGCTGGGCGGCGGCGAACATGAGCCCGGCTGCGCGTGCCGCGGCTACCGTTTATACCTCAGGGGAGCACTGTCCGATGTGCGCCGCGGCACATGGCTGGGTCGGGCTGGGGCGTATCGTTTATGCCAGTTCCTCCGAGCAGCTCTCCGGCTGGCTCGCTGAGCTGGGTGCTCCTGCAGCCCCGTGCGTTCCCTGCCGATTCAGGAAGTCGCGCCGGGCGTTATCGTGGAAGGGCCGGCGCCTGGGCTGGCAGAGCGGGTCCGTGAGCTGCACTACCGCTTCTATGGCAGCAATCGCGCCTGACGCCCTTGTCGTCGAAGTAGAGCCCAGCAGCACGACTCGCGGTGCCAATGTCGACCCGCCTGCCAGTAATAGGGCGCGAGGCTAGGTCGTCATTCCTCCTGCGCGATGAGAGCGTCGGCCAATGCCCGTGAAGCAAGGGCGAACTCCACGCGGGCCGCACTGAGGGCGCTCAGGTCCTTGCAGGATCCATCGCCCTCCAGGCGGTCGAGCTGTATCTTGGCCATGACCAAGCGCTTGCAGAGTGCTTCGTTGAGGCGTGGTTGCACCACCTCGCCGGGAGAAGTTCCCGTAATATTCAGCATGTTAGTCATCACGTTCCCCCCTGCGTCACTCGGACAGACAAGCGCCGCGATGCCCCTCGCCAAACGCTTATCTGCATTATCGGCCGAGGCTGAAGGAACTGAAGCGCGGGTGAAGGGGTGCGTGATCCGGCACCGCCGTCGAGGCGGTGCGGCGGTGCGGCACGAAGGTCTATCGCACGGTGACCATGACCGGGGCGGTGCCTCGCCTCAGCATGCCGAGCTCGCGGGCGGCACGTTTGGAGAGATCGATGATCCGCCCCTGGACATAGGGGCCGCGATCATTGATCAGCACTTCCACTTCCTGCCCCGTATCCGCCCGGGTAACGAGCACCTTGGTGCCCAAGGGTAGGCTGGGATGGGCGGCCGTCAGGGCCTGCTGATCGAAAGGGTCGCCGCTGGCGGTGGTGGCGCCCTGGAAGCGGTCGCTGTAGAAGGAGGGCGATGCCTTCTTCCTGGACTTCGGCCTCGTGGGCCAGGGCATTGGCGGCGGATACCGCGAACAATCCTGCCAGGCAACAAGCGAGCAACTTCTTGAGTCGAGCTCCCATGGTATTACCTCAGGTTATCGTGTGGCGGTTATCGCTTTCATCGATGAGGTGCCGGTGAGCGTTAGGGATAGTACCCGTGATGGTCGCGTAGGGCAACCCAAGCCGTGCGCTTTGCTTCCGTTCACAGGAGAAGCCGTCGCGTTGGGCGGCGTTGGGCGCTGATCGAATCGCATGTCGCGCCATGGGCGTGCCGTGGTCGTACGGTGGGTCGCCGCGGCACCTTGGACGAGCGGATCGTGCTGCGCGGTTTCATCAAGTTGGCCACAGTTTCGGCCGGTGCGGCTGGTTTGCGTCAGGTCTCAGGTACCCTGGGCGCGATGGAACCAGGCCCGCGACTCTTCCTCTGCGATGAGGCGCAGGTTCGGCACGACCGCCGTGCGGTTGCGCCCGCTCTCCTTTGCCGCATAGAGGCCTTCGTCGGCCTGTTGGACCAGCACCGAGCGGTCGGCATTGCGCACCGGCAGCATCGAGGAGACACCGATGCTGACGGTGACATGCTCCGCGACGGGAGAGGCGGCGAAGGGAAGTGGGTGTTCAGCCAGCATGGCATGGATGCGTTCGGCCATGCGTACGGCGCCCTCCAAGCTGGTATGCGGCATCAGTACTACCATCTCCTCGCCGCCATAGCGTGCCACCATGTCCCCCGGCCGGGCGGCGGCGTTGCGAAGCACGTCAGCTACGCCGCGCAGACAGGTATCGCCGGCCTGGTGGCCATAGCTGTCGTTGAAAAGCTTGAAGCAGTCGATGTCGATCATCAGCAGGCTGAGCGGCTGGCGCTCGCGTGCCGCACGGCGCCATTCCAGTTTCAGCACGCGCTCGAATTCGCGGCGGTTGGCGATGCCCAGCAGGCCGTCGCTGGCGGCCTGGCGAACGAGTTTCGCATTCTGCGCAGCGAGGCGCTCTCGCTCCTGCAGCAGTCGCGCTTCGCGGGAGCGGTATACCCGGTGCATCGGCAGCATGATCACGGCCAGCGCGAGGGCGATACCGCTGGCGAAGCCGGCAAGCACTCTTCCGGGAGGCAGCACGCTCCCCGCCAGAGCTTCCAGGGAGGCGGCGGCACTGGGAAAGAGAGCGGCCTGTTCGGGCACGAGGCCATTGAGGGAGAGTGCGGCGTCGAGCAGCAGGGCAACCGCCAGCGCGCTTCCGGCGAGAAGAGAGGTACCACTGCTTAATGACTTGGGCTTCGTATGCATGGCGTTCGTCTCGTTCCTGGGCCGTTCGGGTACTGTCCGAAGCAGGGTGGCGACTCTGGCCAGCTAGCGCTTTGGCGGCATCCTTGCGTTCTGCTGCGCATCTTGCGGCTAAAAAAAGGGCCGCAGAGCGGCCCAAGTACGCAGGGAACTAAAGGATAGTGCTAACTCATCGCAAGAGCGTGCCTTAGGCCGGTGGAAGCGAATGCCGCTTGCTTGCCGGGGTCCAACCCGTGCCGCGTCAGTCCGTGACGCTGCAAGCGCCTGAGTGACGAGCGGTGACCGTGATGCCGTGTCTGTCTCGTCATGCCTTGCCATTGCCTTATGGTAAGCGAGAACAGTGCCATGTTTACACGACTTGTTTAAAAAACAGTGTTTTAGTAATGCTTTGGTGCGACTCAGGGCGGGGGGCGAGGTCAATCGGGGCCGGAAAGAGGGGGCAGATTGTTGGCATTTGGAGACATCTATTGCGTGTTCTAGGAAAACGATAGAAAAACAGTATGTTGCGTGTCGCATTTTGGAGACATGGGGCGGGTGAATGGCTTCTGGCGAGCGGACCAGGCAGAAGGTCGCGTATTCCTGACCGGCGAAGCCCGATGCACAGGGAGGCTGGACCGCAGGCGTCGCTCGGGCGAGACTGCCAGCTTGACCCACCGCCTTTGCTGACAGGGAGAACTGAAATGGCGAGTGTCTTCAGCCGTATCATCCATGGCGAGCTGCCCGGCGAGTTCGTCTGGTCCGACGAGCAGTGCGTGGCGATCATGACCCTCAACCCCATGAAACCCGGCCACCTGCTGGTGATTCCGCGCGAGGAGATCGACCACTGGGACGACATGCCGGTCGAACTGGGCGCGCATCTCATGGCGGTGTCGCAGAAATTGGCGAAGGCGCTCAAGCGGGCCTTTCCCTGCGAGCGCGTGGGAATGATGATCGTCGGCCTCGAGGTCCCCCACGTGCACCTGCACCTGGTGCCGATCGACGCGATGCAGGACATTCGCCTCGAAGGGTTGCCCCAGGCGCAGCCGGAGGAGCTGGCGGAGAACGCCGAGCGTATTCGGGGAGCTCTCTAGTCGGTGCGCTTCGGTCATTCGAGGTA
This portion of the Billgrantia sulfidoxydans genome encodes:
- a CDS encoding nucleoside deaminase: MLAEGHNQVASGDRTRHPEFELARWAAANMSPAARAAATVYTSGEHCPMCAAAHGWVGLGRIVYASSSEQLSGWLAELGAPAAPCVPCRFRKSRRALSWKGRRLGWQSGSVSCTTASMAAIAPDALVVEVEPSSTTRGANVDPPASNRARG
- a CDS encoding diguanylate cyclase — its product is MHTKPKSLSSGTSLLAGSALAVALLLDAALSLNGLVPEQAALFPSAAASLEALAGSVLPPGRVLAGFASGIALALAVIMLPMHRVYRSREARLLQERERLAAQNAKLVRQAASDGLLGIANRREFERVLKLEWRRAARERQPLSLLMIDIDCFKLFNDSYGHQAGDTCLRGVADVLRNAAARPGDMVARYGGEEMVVLMPHTSLEGAVRMAERIHAMLAEHPLPFAASPVAEHVTVSIGVSSMLPVRNADRSVLVQQADEGLYAAKESGRNRTAVVPNLRLIAEEESRAWFHRAQGT
- a CDS encoding HIT family protein; the protein is MASVFSRIIHGELPGEFVWSDEQCVAIMTLNPMKPGHLLVIPREEIDHWDDMPVELGAHLMAVSQKLAKALKRAFPCERVGMMIVGLEVPHVHLHLVPIDAMQDIRLEGLPQAQPEELAENAERIRGAL